The following proteins are co-located in the Leptospira weilii genome:
- a CDS encoding RHS repeat-associated core domain-containing protein: protein MKFDIQTFTRISILKVALALLIVSSSIAAFPFLQMFSLAGPSSETGIPQPLPEVVVDSFGAVNASIPIQVPKGTKDITPSIELQYNSFQNDGLVGGGWDLSGILTISIDPSKGIHNDGNDAYVSFAGKLIQTSPNVYHTKIESFFQFKKLSDSWVAQDRNGTSYYFGEDATSENPNSNATIRNLSGNSRIWALNRVRDLHGNGYNIKYQPYSSSNGTPIPDRIEYNQGNTVILFDIEDRTDAVESNFLNIQAKLTKRIRSISVTQKQDNGTVTESEKYTLNYNNNLFDKKNRLVGVDRKNYGPIAFNYNNDSPTAGSTSKSSPSAIDMSYRFENSAIKSDCDFAALVCACSADATCMAISGGFAGLACWGYMDSIGDMCVNGMVGSQTLLATFNPRKAPEPVWISGNKQSNQLVRYDSSNPGATSPIGGKTFTFNEKSKVFQGDIDGDLVSDFIALENDNVELNMSLSLAGSSFNPIGILTILKSNPNSYQGLVDLNADGKSDFIQTDASNNFQIYLASGGTLNTNPITLAIPGIGSSFRQFVDMDNDGIADYVRMTDNPDGSKNLSISFLRYSGGNFSIRTTTSSYIGVSGTEGDRFLADSNGDGYLDLITFSADNNLYVYLSDGHVVRSPLAFPVSYTMPYYEVSSSIANSKRYSMRDMNWDGAADRISLINNGFQIDLYNPSTLSFDTTFEVSSDGNQVKQFDVNWDGTLDSISFYTFFFQGTGFHVKNGSDDSNTDVVFDYNETVPVPPNPALMASDSAKVYSNFVNTKTFSDVDGDGKADFIRFQNGTIYVSYSRSKNNSLFYSNGGDVSFPAASFSVAMDTNQDGRSDFIGFRGSMRNLVNDTFVNNLHSFERNSTAHSNTLNIDYLEPSYSKKISQGLLTDILSVQEKGIQISYANTYDSSNSSVVNAINTSSIGAFLKPNLAPYSVATNVYSQVANGIGESESYIFENGKTYIQDQDNRSMMGFAKITIANSRTGEKNISLYQGTNPNFAGLETKRDNYLNNNLISSITSTFVSLSSPFGTVNVRKSQEVNTKYQDNALLSTSQADYTYDSYNNILSKVTQIDGNASLTLREDNIYNPSLADWVLSEIIQKRKSKGGNVASQVEIIYSNHMPADVKTLLKAGTTEYSVQTMLSYDSYGNPTSIREASGNINLIEYDSIAHTYATRITNSLGIQIQKSYDYVFGSELTNIDPNGNRSEKLYDFYGRLIGVKYPGESDWSEVVEYIQTGSPSGEKVKKTIQDSKTGNSWIQETHDAYGQVIRAESLAADAIVIIEDRSYYSNGLLKNKTEPYIGVTPFLTSTYLYDSENKVITISDTAGKKVDFVYSGFSTDTVTTVNANQINSLSVTKNALGELLSKMENGKTIQYAYNSNSKTTQIRDPEGKNVNFAYNLLGQKLSQSTVDTGSTTFQLSPSGKVQEQRNANGSYTTYQYDALDRVIRIVGNNASGTKTIQLNYDESGVTNGVGRITSITDSIGKTDFQYDVRGNQTKIRKYLNQEDLTLIFLKEYDLGNRVTNLTYPNGTVLHNQYTPAGYLTSITMDSADGSSSGQPVVNYIGPLIEGGKFKVQRTVGNGVQTNIYFDPINRRPTEIVTGIDSDVYESLKYDYDLSGNITKIEDLKNPGRTQNFQYDAFNRLTNANGKYGTEDYQYSDTGNLIKKGPSTYSYSGSNLHAVTQIVSPQGTKTYSYDSSGLMTNRDGDVLEYSPMGKLQRMITKDGETFTYDYDYKGSRVRKSKQSDGTSVVSLDGDYEISFRPGSSPLHTLYIKGLGGDIVSQLSLENVGLLTNAQFETENQSNVAGMLIHPKDSLCKGVAKDCGNYYKNKTYDLYLSGIEVLFAARNGRIGNQFRLTMISLFGICLMGFIGLSITKSKSFQGFELAKVGITPILLLSVFMGFNFYSCGLLPGTGNKNGDPPWVVFPSTIPTDTPSVSNPGVGSGGGNIGGTPVPGMIFFHPNHLGSISMATNGAGKPISGGSAIGTSFVSYKPYGEILRTDSYGPDVFRNKYTGQEEDKETGLLYYKSRYYDPAIARFLQADSVVNGDSASGSNLYMYVEGNPLSYRDPGGQINIWHMFMEIIKHMAGGITLAAKALDGTLRAIGRSIDHIGRAIARSADHIGRTIAHSVDHTWRPILKNIDKGAREVLKNVDHSAREMFKNVDKAAREMGRGIDGEVRVILSGGKYSRNSSTRDYSLEHSDLVKWVESWNGTMIIGGAIMIIIGAVFGQPEFIVWGIMTVIAGITGADFGIETSGGTEGAG from the coding sequence ATGAAATTTGATATTCAAACTTTTACTCGTATAAGTATTCTTAAAGTTGCTCTTGCTCTCTTAATTGTTTCTTCAAGTATCGCCGCCTTTCCATTTTTACAAATGTTCTCTCTTGCTGGTCCAAGTTCGGAAACAGGAATTCCTCAGCCTCTCCCCGAGGTAGTCGTCGATTCATTCGGAGCAGTGAATGCATCGATTCCAATTCAAGTGCCCAAAGGGACTAAAGACATAACTCCATCCATTGAGTTGCAGTATAATTCATTTCAAAATGACGGATTAGTAGGTGGCGGTTGGGATCTGTCGGGTATCTTAACGATTTCAATCGATCCGTCAAAAGGAATTCACAATGATGGAAATGATGCTTACGTTAGTTTTGCCGGTAAGTTAATTCAGACTTCACCTAACGTTTATCACACTAAAATTGAATCATTTTTCCAATTTAAGAAACTCTCGGATTCTTGGGTAGCACAGGATCGAAATGGTACAAGTTATTATTTTGGTGAGGATGCTACCTCCGAAAATCCTAATTCAAATGCGACAATTCGAAACCTAAGTGGAAATTCCAGAATATGGGCGCTTAATCGCGTAAGAGATTTGCATGGGAACGGTTACAATATTAAATATCAGCCATATAGTTCTTCAAACGGAACACCAATTCCGGACAGAATTGAATACAACCAAGGCAATACAGTAATTCTATTTGATATTGAAGATCGTACTGATGCTGTAGAATCGAATTTCTTGAATATCCAAGCTAAATTGACAAAGAGAATTCGATCTATTTCAGTTACACAAAAACAAGACAATGGAACGGTTACTGAATCAGAGAAATATACACTTAACTATAACAATAATCTATTTGATAAAAAGAATCGGCTTGTTGGTGTAGATCGTAAAAATTACGGACCCATTGCATTTAATTATAATAACGATTCACCGACAGCTGGTTCTACTTCTAAATCTTCTCCTTCAGCAATAGACATGAGTTATCGTTTTGAAAATTCAGCAATTAAGTCAGATTGTGATTTTGCGGCGTTGGTATGTGCATGTTCTGCTGATGCAACTTGTATGGCAATTTCGGGCGGATTCGCTGGATTGGCTTGTTGGGGTTATATGGATTCCATTGGTGATATGTGCGTGAATGGAATGGTCGGATCTCAAACTTTACTTGCAACTTTTAATCCTAGGAAGGCTCCTGAGCCTGTATGGATTTCAGGCAATAAGCAGAGCAACCAGCTTGTTCGATATGACAGCTCAAACCCCGGTGCGACATCGCCGATTGGTGGAAAAACGTTTACATTCAATGAAAAGTCAAAGGTATTTCAGGGAGATATTGATGGGGATCTTGTCTCAGACTTTATTGCATTAGAGAATGATAATGTAGAATTAAATATGAGCCTAAGTTTAGCAGGTTCCAGCTTTAATCCTATTGGCATTCTGACAATTCTAAAGTCGAATCCGAACTCTTATCAAGGGCTTGTGGATCTCAATGCGGATGGGAAGAGTGATTTTATTCAAACTGATGCTTCTAATAATTTTCAAATCTATTTAGCATCGGGTGGGACCTTAAATACAAATCCGATAACACTTGCCATTCCAGGTATCGGCTCCTCCTTCAGACAATTTGTCGATATGGATAACGATGGAATTGCTGACTATGTTAGAATGACGGATAATCCAGACGGAAGCAAGAATTTGAGCATCTCTTTCTTACGTTACAGTGGCGGAAATTTTTCCATTAGAACAACTACGTCCAGCTATATTGGTGTGTCGGGAACGGAAGGGGATCGATTTCTCGCTGACTCCAATGGAGACGGCTATTTAGATTTGATTACGTTCTCTGCTGATAATAATCTCTACGTTTATCTATCCGATGGGCATGTTGTTAGATCACCATTGGCTTTCCCGGTTAGTTACACGATGCCCTATTACGAAGTGTCAAGCAGCATCGCAAACAGTAAACGCTATTCGATGCGTGATATGAATTGGGACGGTGCGGCAGATAGAATATCATTAATCAATAACGGTTTCCAAATTGACCTATATAATCCATCTACTTTGTCTTTTGATACGACTTTCGAAGTGTCGAGTGATGGCAATCAGGTTAAACAGTTTGATGTAAACTGGGACGGAACGTTAGATTCTATTTCTTTCTATACATTCTTCTTTCAGGGCACAGGGTTCCATGTAAAGAATGGCTCGGATGATAGTAATACAGACGTTGTTTTTGATTATAACGAAACCGTTCCTGTTCCACCAAATCCGGCTTTGATGGCATCGGATAGCGCTAAAGTTTATAGTAACTTTGTGAATACGAAAACATTTTCGGATGTCGACGGAGACGGGAAGGCGGACTTTATACGTTTTCAAAATGGAACTATTTATGTTTCTTATTCTCGAAGTAAAAACAATAGTCTCTTTTATTCGAATGGAGGAGATGTTAGCTTCCCTGCGGCTTCTTTTTCAGTCGCAATGGATACGAATCAGGATGGCCGTTCCGATTTTATTGGATTTAGAGGATCAATGCGGAACTTGGTCAACGATACTTTCGTGAATAATCTTCATTCGTTTGAAAGGAATTCTACAGCTCATAGTAATACTCTGAATATTGATTACCTTGAACCTTCTTATTCCAAAAAAATTTCTCAGGGACTTTTAACTGATATTTTAAGCGTACAGGAAAAGGGAATTCAAATTAGCTACGCGAATACCTATGATTCATCAAATTCAAGTGTGGTGAATGCAATTAATACAAGTTCGATAGGTGCTTTCTTGAAGCCAAATTTAGCTCCATATTCTGTAGCAACGAACGTCTACTCGCAAGTTGCTAATGGAATTGGAGAATCCGAATCCTATATCTTTGAAAATGGGAAAACGTATATCCAGGACCAGGATAATCGTTCCATGATGGGATTTGCAAAAATTACTATAGCAAATAGTCGAACCGGAGAAAAAAATATTTCTCTTTATCAAGGAACAAATCCAAATTTTGCAGGGTTGGAAACAAAGCGAGACAACTATCTCAATAATAATCTCATATCATCAATTACTTCTACATTCGTTTCTCTGAGTAGTCCATTCGGGACCGTAAACGTAAGAAAGTCGCAGGAAGTGAATACAAAGTATCAAGATAATGCGTTGCTTTCGACTTCTCAGGCAGATTATACATATGATAGTTACAATAACATTCTTTCTAAAGTAACTCAAATTGATGGAAATGCCTCTCTTACATTGAGAGAGGATAATATTTATAATCCATCATTGGCGGATTGGGTATTATCAGAAATTATTCAGAAAAGAAAGTCGAAGGGAGGAAACGTCGCTTCTCAGGTTGAAATAATTTATTCAAACCACATGCCCGCTGACGTTAAGACTCTACTTAAGGCGGGAACTACAGAGTATTCTGTACAAACAATGCTTTCTTATGATAGCTATGGAAATCCCACTTCAATTAGGGAAGCGAGTGGAAATATAAATTTAATCGAGTATGATTCTATCGCTCACACATATGCTACGCGAATCACGAATTCTTTGGGTATACAAATTCAAAAATCTTATGATTATGTTTTTGGTAGTGAATTAACGAATATCGATCCAAACGGAAATCGATCTGAAAAGCTATACGATTTCTACGGACGATTGATCGGAGTAAAATATCCGGGAGAATCTGATTGGTCCGAGGTTGTGGAATACATTCAGACAGGTAGTCCTTCTGGAGAAAAAGTCAAAAAGACAATTCAAGATTCGAAGACAGGAAATTCTTGGATTCAGGAAACTCATGACGCATATGGACAGGTGATTCGAGCAGAGTCACTTGCCGCGGATGCAATTGTTATAATTGAGGATAGATCTTATTATTCAAATGGACTTTTGAAAAATAAAACAGAGCCTTATATTGGAGTTACCCCTTTCTTAACTTCTACATATTTATACGATTCTGAAAATAAGGTAATTACTATCTCCGATACGGCAGGCAAAAAAGTAGATTTTGTTTATTCTGGATTTTCTACAGATACAGTAACGACCGTTAATGCGAATCAAATTAATTCATTATCAGTTACAAAGAATGCACTAGGAGAGCTTCTTTCCAAGATGGAGAATGGAAAAACCATTCAATATGCTTATAATTCCAATAGCAAAACGACGCAGATTAGAGATCCTGAAGGTAAAAACGTCAATTTCGCTTACAACCTATTAGGTCAAAAGCTTTCGCAATCGACTGTTGATACCGGATCGACAACATTTCAGCTGTCACCGAGTGGAAAAGTTCAAGAGCAACGAAATGCAAACGGTTCTTATACAACGTATCAATATGATGCTTTAGATAGAGTGATCCGAATCGTTGGAAACAATGCCAGTGGCACTAAAACCATTCAGTTAAATTACGATGAATCTGGCGTTACAAATGGTGTTGGACGAATTACTTCTATCACTGATTCTATCGGAAAAACTGATTTTCAATATGATGTAAGAGGAAATCAGACTAAGATTCGCAAGTATCTGAATCAAGAGGATCTTACTTTAATATTTTTGAAAGAATATGATTTAGGGAATCGTGTTACAAACTTAACGTATCCAAACGGAACCGTCCTTCATAATCAGTACACACCCGCAGGATACTTAACTTCAATTACCATGGATTCCGCAGATGGAAGCAGCTCCGGGCAACCTGTTGTAAACTATATCGGACCTCTAATTGAAGGAGGTAAATTTAAAGTTCAGCGAACCGTTGGTAATGGAGTTCAAACGAACATTTATTTTGATCCGATCAATCGGAGGCCGACCGAGATCGTAACAGGGATAGATTCCGATGTATATGAGAGTCTTAAATATGACTATGATCTTTCCGGGAATATTACGAAAATTGAAGATTTAAAAAACCCTGGAAGAACGCAGAATTTTCAATACGATGCTTTCAATCGTTTGACGAATGCAAACGGTAAATACGGCACCGAAGACTATCAATATTCGGATACCGGAAACCTAATAAAGAAAGGTCCGAGTACCTATTCTTATAGTGGTAGTAATTTGCATGCAGTGACGCAAATTGTTTCTCCACAAGGAACCAAAACGTATTCCTATGATAGCTCTGGCTTGATGACAAATCGGGATGGAGATGTCTTGGAGTATAGCCCAATGGGTAAACTTCAGAGAATGATCACGAAAGATGGGGAAACGTTCACATACGATTATGATTATAAGGGTTCACGTGTTCGAAAGAGTAAGCAGTCTGATGGAACCAGCGTGGTCAGTCTCGATGGCGACTATGAGATAAGTTTTCGTCCTGGTTCTTCGCCTTTGCATACACTGTATATCAAAGGGTTAGGCGGAGATATTGTTTCTCAATTATCTTTGGAAAATGTGGGATTGCTGACTAACGCTCAATTTGAGACAGAAAACCAATCGAATGTTGCAGGCATGCTTATTCATCCTAAAGATTCCCTTTGCAAAGGAGTGGCAAAGGATTGTGGTAATTATTATAAGAATAAAACATACGATCTTTACCTTTCTGGTATTGAAGTTTTATTTGCAGCTCGGAACGGAAGAATTGGGAATCAATTCCGTTTAACTATGATTTCATTATTCGGTATTTGTTTGATGGGATTTATAGGCTTAAGTATAACTAAGTCGAAATCGTTTCAAGGCTTTGAATTGGCAAAAGTAGGAATCACTCCAATACTTTTATTAAGCGTTTTTATGGGATTCAATTTCTATTCCTGTGGATTGCTTCCTGGAACTGGCAATAAAAACGGAGATCCTCCTTGGGTTGTTTTCCCATCTACGATTCCAACGGACACGCCATCTGTTTCGAATCCAGGAGTCGGTTCCGGCGGGGGGAATATTGGAGGAACTCCAGTGCCAGGGATGATTTTCTTTCATCCAAACCATCTTGGATCCATTTCCATGGCGACGAATGGTGCAGGAAAACCTATTTCAGGTGGATCTGCAATTGGAACAAGCTTCGTCTCTTACAAACCTTATGGTGAAATTTTAAGAACGGATTCCTATGGACCTGATGTATTCAGAAATAAATATACTGGTCAAGAAGAGGATAAAGAAACTGGACTTTTATACTATAAGTCTAGATATTACGATCCTGCGATTGCAAGATTTTTACAGGCAGATTCGGTTGTAAACGGTGATTCTGCTTCAGGTAGCAACCTCTACATGTATGTGGAAGGTAATCCGTTAAGCTATCGTGATCCAGGTGGCCAAATTAATATTTGGCATATGTTTATGGAGATCATTAAGCATATGGCTGGAGGAATTACTCTTGCTGCAAAGGCATTGGACGGAACCCTGCGTGCAATTGGAAGAAGCATTGATCACATAGGAAGGGCTATTGCGCGAAGTGCAGATCATATTGGAAGAACAATTGCTCATAGCGTAGACCACACCTGGAGACCAATCCTTAAAAATATAGATAAAGGAGCGCGAGAGGTTCTTAAAAATGTAGATCATAGTGCCCGGGAAATGTTTAAGAATGTGGATAAAGCCGCGCGGGAAATGGGTAGGGGAATTGATGGAGAAGTCCGGGTAATTCTAAGTGGTGGAAAGTATTCAAGGAATAGCAGTACTCGCGATTATAGTTTAGAGCATAGTGATTTAGTTAAATGGGTAGAAAGTTGGAATGGAACTATGATCATTGGCGGAGCGATTATGATTATTATAGGTGCTGTTTTTGGACAACCAGAATTCATTGTTTGGGGAATCATGACTGTAATTGCTGGTATAACGGGTGCGGATTTTGGGATAGAAACATCTGGGGGAACTGAAGGGGCCGGATGA